The genomic segment tgattttaaaaaagaagtCAGAGAGATATTTTTATAACATCacaatttctttatttcactAAAGACAGTTTCTTAGAGTTTTCTCTATGTACAAATTtacatataaacatttacaaaatgatagataaaaaacaactgtaaataaaatgcGGGAAGTCCCTTCAGTTTGAGGTTTGACAACGTGCATGTGGGATCACATCTGCAAACATCTGCCAGTGTACCATGCCATGATACTGTCGAGACAGCAGAAATGAGTGAAGAACCCATGAGAACGGAAGAGGCTCAGCTCCCTGACAATCCTGCTATCGTTTAGGTTTTATATctagtttgttttcttgttcagCGGCTCCAAATCACTTAGAACAAGTATTATGGATTAGGATTTATTACTTACACAAGGATCCAAATTAATTCTGATGTATTTTGTGCGAAATATATGCATTATTTACTTCATATTGAGTGCAATGTGTAAAATGTCGACTGAGAACCTCTAGTTTGGAAACTAGTCATTAATTTGTTTACTTGTGTTGAGTTATATTTGAAAAATCTGCTTCCAGGGAACAGGGAGCTGAGTGCTacatgacaacaaaaaaaaaatactacatAATGTATTGTATAACACGTTGGCAGTGTAgccaacaacatttccagtaCATGATCTATATTTTCTCTCCacgaagagggagaaaaatgacaTTATTGGCAGTTTGAGACCAGTAATACATGCACAGCTGTACCAACAGGTATGAATATCTGAATACATGATAATGAGAATAACGTGTTCCTCTCGTTTTCAATCCAACTTTGATCCGTGTGATTCAAGTGTGTTGATCCGTCTTGTCCATGATGACTGAAGATGATCTTAAATGGTCGTTAATGAGAATTCCATCCTCGTaataaagtaagaaaaaaaaaaacgtccttGAGGTCTTCTTCTTTGGAACGATCCACGttccacatgcacacaaaccaacacatcaaacacactcacacacgcacacacacacgctgaaagCTTTGTCCATGCTCgtataaaaaaatctgtataaAAAGAAATCTCTGAGTGTTCATGGTCCCAATGACCTGCATTGGTGTGGTATAGTCTCTGTAATGCTCAGCTTTAGTGCAGCATCTGGACTAATAAGACTGGGATCATGGTGAGGAGGAGTGAAAAGGAAACCAGCTGCACGCCGGAGTTGCCGACGCTCCTCTGGACGTTTGGCTCCATCGCAGCAGGGTCatctgaggagagaaaagggaggtgAGATTCAGTTTCAGAACTCACCCAGCTGAGCACATCTGAGACGCGGCCCTGCTGTGACTATTTTGCATCTGTCTGGTATTTTGTAGGAGAATCCTCACCTGCTGGGAGCCGGTTGGAGGGGTTGTGCACTCCTCCGGTGGCAGGAAACTTCATTTTCCCTCCATCTAAACTTTTCACCACCTCCTCCGCCTTGGATTTGTCGATGTGGGATTTCCCAGTGCCTTTGTTTCCGGCTACATCCACTTGCAGCTTCATACAGTCCTGGCCGTGGTGATGCATTGGCTTGGCTGAAGGAGGTCGGAGAGAGGGAAATGTGTGAATACCAGAAACCTCCGAGGCACAGCAAGCAGATAAAAAAGCCAGTGGTGCATGATTATTGATACTTACAGATATAATAGTAGCTCTCTCCCTGTCTGAACTCCTTGCCCAGGGTGAAGGGCGTGAAGCGCTGGAACTTCTCCGAGAATTTCTCAGGCGCGTGGGGAGCGAAGGGCCGGGAGCACTCCCAACGGAGCTGGTCGAAAGAGTGAGGTTTGCACACGTCGTagtcctccttctccaccatgTACAGCACATAGCGCTCAGCTGCATGCGATGACACCTCACCGTGGGCGTAGTGGGGGCAGACGATGTCCAAATAGTCATTGATGCGCACTTCCACCGTGTACTCATCCCACAGGAAGCTgcaaggaaacaggaagagaggaggttAGTGATAGATgtcctcgttttttttaattcacataACACATGAATTACATGGGCAGATATCGTCTGCTTCTTTGCACACGTGTACATCACACGCCCAGGCTCCTCGAGAAAACAGGGAATAATAATGAGGGCTAATCACGAATAGAAACGTGCagcaacagaaaacagactccctcacacaaacaaggcgtgtgtgcttgtgcaagCCCGCTGACACAGATTTAGCAGGTCGGACTtgttcacttttgtttttgggTAAGAGAACACACCCAGGATCTACCTCCGCCACTCATACCATCCCACTCAcacaccatctctctctctctgacaatTTAGCCTTCAACAGAAACTCACTTCTCACCTGCTTACAAGCAGAAAACATTGTAAATGAAAGGAGCAACCCCCGAGcccaaaacacatctcttcaCGTCTTCCACACGTCCACTTTTCTGTCTGTACAACTATGGGACTCTTTCTGCCAAGTCTCTTACAGCTGTCTCTACTTTCTTGTTTCTTCTATTAGTGAGTGCACAACTGTAATTTCTCTAATTTGCCGTCTCTATCTGCATCTCtgtctctcaatctctctccaATTTCATCAAAGACAGAGACCCAGTGGGTGGAGACAGCCAGACTGccgctctccttctctcttttcatctttaCCCTTCATTTAGTTTTATAGCTCTTTTTCAGccttcctgtctcctcttcGCTCACTTCCCATCCTTGTTTCCCCCCCCGTGTCCTAATGAAGCAGAGACGgtgaaaaataatgataaatccGGCACAGTCCTGCTGCATGGAGGCACATTTATGGTAATGTTGccaagtgaaaacaaataaagcGGATTCGGGGGGCTTGTGTCAAGTAGAACTTTTACTTATTGTTAATAAACAGCTACGACTGAGCAATGAATGAACTCTAACCCTGTAAACATTCACTTTTACTCCCACGTTATGACAACGTTTCTCCCTTAAAGTAAACACGATGCAGGTGAGGCTGTCCTCATGTGATGCTCGGCTGGCTGACATCCTGGGCGATCGGCCAAGAGccgggaggtgaaaacatatttttatttttgtgcgACGCCCATAATATCCTTAAGggggtgaaagaaaaaaaacgtggTCGATCACTGCTCGTGTTTGGGTGCGAGAGTGTCGTTTAGAGAGTGAAAGTGACAGCAAAACACCTCCTGTGTCAGCCATTGTTACTGTGtgttgcaagtgtgtgtgtgtgtgtgtgtgtgtgtgtgtgtgtgtgtgtgtgtgtgtgtgtgtgtgtgtgtgtgtgtgtgtgtgtgtgtgtgtgtgagcccggCATCAAAGCATGTTgtggctcctgttgttgtggccTCTGTTCGGACCCCCTGGTCgagtcacagacacactggctccaaatgtggGCCTCTGACCCCTCCTtcctgccagtgtgtgtgtgtgtgtgtgtgtgtgtgtgtgtgtgtgtgtgtgtgtgtgtgtgtgtgtcatttagGGCTAACCTGCTTGTCAAAACACGCTTTGTTAGTCGAGCACAACTCTACACTTGTTTTCCAGGGCTAATAAGCTGATCACCATCCTCCACTTACAACCACTGCTCCCTCTAAGAAAAGCTTCTTTGAAAGTGCGTGCACACTCCTGTGTGGGTATGCACGCCTTTGCGTGTGTGCATTcatgggtgtgcgtgtgtgtgctcggCTAAGTGCTTcattgaaagtgaaaaagaaacatCTGTTGCAACCTAATTGGCTAAAAAAAATCTCGGCTTTCACCTTGTTCCTCTcgtctgtgttttctttgagCAGAACCAGTAATAAGACCAGTAAGAGTCAGAGGAAACAAAGCGCTGGAGAATCTCTAGTGGTTCCCTCTGATGTAAGGAGTAGTTTTAAATTGTATGGCATCAGAAACACCCCATGTCCTTGTTAGTGGCCTGGTCCCCTCTCGGTATGACACAAAAAAACGGCTTGTCAAAAGCTACCAATAACAGATTCTGTTGCTAATTTCATTCCTGTCTCACACGTTTTAGAACCCCCCTCCCCTTTTAtccttctcacctcctccttcccctgcCCTCCATTGGCCTGGCTAATTAAAAGCTGTTAGGGGTCTGGGGCCAATGTGTTCTGTAGAAAAGTTAGGGAGGAGGAATGAATGGGGGTGTAATTATACCCGTTCCCTCCCCAAAGACAGAATGGCTGCAGGCCACAGAGCCACTTCAACCCCTGTACCTTACCCCCTGTGGACCTTTCACTGCCCTGGctgctgtggatgtgtgtaATGAGTGTGCTCATATGActgtccatgttttttttatgggtGTTTTTGCTTATATCCTGGTCATTCGCACAACAGTAAAGTAAGAAGAAAAAATCTATCCCCAGTTTGGACTCAGTCAAACCCACAAATGCattccactcctcctctcactaTCTAACTTTAAAATCTTCACTCATCAAAGCTCCCAAACGCTGGAGACTCCTCAGcgtctcccctctcctcctccgactGGCACTTCTCAGGAGAGTGAGAGTCGCGTCCACGTGATAGTTGTGTTGTATGCGAGACTGAGAGCCAGGTGTGTGTAAGTTTGCTGCAAACCTACTTTGCAcgcagcttcctcctcttccccgtgtgttggtttgtctctgtgtgtatgtgcatgttttcATGGGAGAGGGATTCTCTGAAGACCCTTATTGAGGGCGCCTCACGCCCCAGGCCGAGGAGCACATCTGTTTATCAAGGCCTACTGGAGCCTCTTGTGTGTtggagtgtgagtctgtgtgtgtatgtgtgcgatTTCTTACATGTGACTGAGGTGTGGGTAAACAGCCAAGGTTGAAGGTGGATGTTTCTCACTATGGAGCTACTCTAGCTTTTGCGTCAGCaggtaacatgtgtgtgtgtgtgtgtgtgtgtgtgtgtgtgtgtgtgtgtgtgtgtgtgtgtgtctgtgtgttagggCCTAAACAAGTAAGATAGTTGTAGTCTTGCTGGTCGTGACAGTAGGTGGTTTGTTCAAcactttcctctcctcactgGAACTTTGAAGTCTCACCATTGTCCTTGTACTTCTCCTTTTTCCTCGCGCTCCCTTAGAACCCTGTTGTTCCTTCCATTTGTCCCCTGAGCTCACACTGGCTTCAGTCAAACCACTGACACTGGAACTCTGTCCTTCACTCCCTCTCCTGGGAGCATTTCAAACTGGCAGCCGGGTCAAGGGGTCGGGGGTTCAGAGTTGTaacttctcacacacactaccatCTTTAGTCAGCGCTGCAGATATTGGTTTCACACACACGGAGCGAGTCAGCACCCCTGACACACTGAACAGAtgcacccccaccaccaccaccatttGCTCCGCAGGTAACCAGTAGTAAGTGTGCACGCGCTGGAATGTCACGACGGGGGGGCTGCGGTTTGGAAGTTTTACTGTGTTCTAACAAGGCGCACTCATCAGATTTCCAGTCGCAGCTTCACACTCTCAATCCCCTATTAATTTCCTGTGGTAGGACAGATTCACACCTCCTTTCACACAGGCCGAGGAGCTGTCACTAGCTCCGATGCATTTAGCTGCTCACTACCGGGATGCTTCATAAAAGCCAATCTAATTTGCAATCTAAAAAAGGTCTTTCCATATTAGCTTCCGAGATGCTCATCTTCCATTCTTCCTCTAACTTGAAAAACCTAAGGACCTTCTCCAGTCTGCAGAATCCCTTCGGCCCTTGCCAGAtgaaagctttaaaaaaacgtCAATGCTGTCGTTTCTCACTTATTCAATTCCCAAATTtgtcccatccctccatccatcactgtccactctctcctccctctgtctgcctcttctttcttcctccaaAATCAGCCCATCCCCCTTCTCCCACTCCTCTATTTGGCCCTGTCTCTTAACGCCGACATAATATACCGGAGCTCTTCATCCAGGGCTAATTTCTCAACACAAATCCCTTTCTCTAGTTCACCCTTCTCTCACCCTGCGCCCGGGGCCCCTCCTCCTCGCCGGCCCCTAAAATCTTTTCACCCCGTGCCCCTTTTGGTAGCCTCCCATTCTGTCTGCGATGAATAGAGGGTTTAATATGCTGGGGGGGGAGTTAATCTGTGCGCCTGTGTATGTCCGTCTAACTGATAGACGGGGGGGAAACTTCAGGAAGAATTTAAATAGactgttaaaagtttttattctgaatacattttaattgatgTCAAATAAAGACATCCTCACAGTGGAGCAGAAGTCCACTTGCTGTTAATTCTGCCCTTCAGGGGGCGACGCTGGGCTAGAAGTGGTGGACAGCAATAGCAAAGTATGCCTGAAATGCTATGAATGAGCACTGTACGCACTCACGCTTGTCCACACATACTACGATAACGCCGGCCCCTGGTGTTAGCAGAGCCGGGGCCTGAGAGGTTTTCTGTCCTCCTCCGGTGGAAAACTACTGGGgcaaagaaacagaggaaggtCTGTGAGAAACGAGGGGGGACTAtggtggagagaggggaggggagggagggaggaagtcTGGACCACAGATAAGGAagcaagaggaagagcagagagaaaacaggggTGCATTGGATACTGGGACGACGGAGGAGGATGTCCACAGAGCCGAAACGCAGATATATAAAGTGTGGCCTGGGGTTTATAAACTGCAGTAAAAGTTCCCCCGAGTGCTGCTGTGTGCTGTGATGCGTTAGGTACATCAGCAGGGAATCAACACAAAGTCTGTTCATATATGGAATGACAGGATTCACAAAGGTGCTCGGAATGGATTGTTCGGATAGGATCGGTAGGATTGATCCCATCTGAGGGATTATGGTGGAAATGGAACACTGTGACAATTACAGGTTGAGCATTATTATAATACTTACACAATAACCCCTGTACACATAATGTGATGGAAGAGTCTTTACAGAAGCATAAATATATGTAGAAATTAAGCCAGTGGGATTATGGTTTTGTGTCTATGGGTCAGATGGTCAGATGGTCAGATGATAAACCTTCTATAATCTATGTTAGAATGtatgtgtttgagtgtttgtgtgtgtgtttttgtgtgtgtgtgtgtgtgtgtgtgtgtgtgtgtgtgtgtgtgtgtgtgtgtgtgtgtgtgtgagagagattaCAACAGGTTGGGGTAGAGGAGATATGTACAAAAAACATGGACGGAAaatgagacggagagagagggaacaaaaTGTATAGAATGTATGAATTgaagagggggtgggggtggggggtgtaaGGGTAAAGCCCCTCTCACCCTAAACTCATACTTTAGGCCGTGTGTACGTGTCGAGGCAGGCCCCACCGCCTCAATAACAGCAAGGAGGCAGACAGAGCCAGACACAGACGGAGATAACCAGAATATTATGTTACACTAAACTCCTGATAAGGATACTTTTATAGATAATGggagcaggaggaaaaaaagaaagaaagacaaaaaaaaaaggttatcgGGGATGGATGACAGCAGATAAATAACACAGAGataacaaggagaggagaggcagtgAAGTGGAGTGCGAACAGCATCGATATCTGTGCGGAAAAAGAAGAGATGTTGAATGTGCTTGAAtcatgtggtgaagaggaaaaggagacacaaaacacacacatacacaaacacacacagctgacggAGAGGAGTATAGTAACAGTGGGGTGGAATGCCGGCTGTAACTAATATTAACATCCAAGTCCTCCCTCTCGCCCCCCAGTGTGTGGAAGTGTGAGTCACACGTTTATCACGTCTCGATAAGTCGACCTACGGTAAGTGCCACTCCCTGTTGGACTCTGACGTggaggcgcacacacacacattcacgtaCTCTCAGtccacaacaaaaataaaaagcccTGCCAGTTAAGAGCTTGTAAAGGGCATCACAAGTTCaaactctctgtctcacacacacgcacacaaacacaaactctttaagaagacacaggcagagacacataGTTAAAATGACAAGACCGGACCAGACTGAGAAAAACATGTTCCTCCACCTGtcatgtggaaaaacacacacacacacacactcacacacgcatgACACACAACTGGAAATGTGCCAGAATCATTAAGTTATTAAACACCCATATACAtgcacactcacccacacacacccacttacTCTGATTTAAAACATAGGCTTGAGCCAAAATCATTACCTGACAGGTTCCTGATCATCAACATatgctacaaacacacacacgcacacgtccTGCCAGCGCCACACACTTCTACACTACAAGGGACAGACTGCTGCCATCTGCTCACTGTCCTGCACCTTAAGACGAATCACTGCtccacacacaatcacacccaGAATCAATTAGCATCAATTATCCACAGTCATCTGCAGCCAAAAGGCCTCTGATAGATCCGTGTAAACCTCCGAGCAGGTGACTGATTGATCACATGGGGATGGTTTCATCAGGGGCAGgtggagaggaaggggggggggggggggggggttgtttggAGGAAGGGATTATAAGAGTTACAGCGATTGAACTGTAACGTGTGGCAAAACATTGAATAGTCCACCAGGGGCATGTGGGGGTCAGACGGTTATGGAGTCACTTTTGGCTTTTAGCTGCCTTTATCCCCTCCCTATATTGTGTTGGGGTtttaaaatgacagagaaataaaaagtaatatAAGTTATGAGATACTTGACATGTAGCAGAGAAGGAAAAGGTCTCTACAGAATATTTGTTATAAATGTCTTATGACAGGTGAAGTTTGTTTCTGGCAAAAGGCATTCGTTCTATATAGCTTAATATTAATATGATTTTTCCTTCTCGTTACGCATCTTCCATTCAACAGCAGAAACTGTCCAGGGGCTGGATTACAGAGAGCAGACTCTAAGATCTGACTTTGTATTAGACCACCCcagttctctttctctctctctctctctccacctctctgctttCTTTTTGTGCTTATCAGCCTTTTCTAAAGAGCTCAGACCTAAAGCTCCTGTTCCCTCTTCTTCCCACCCAGGCTTGACCAGAAACACTCTGGTTTCACTGCTTCCTTCCGTGAAGCCtcctttcccttctctctcacctggcgtacttcctcctccctctgtctgtagTGACTCAGGTGTAAAACTCAGGTGAACCCAACCCAGGTGGCTGAGTCACACATGGACTTACCCATGACACAAGCACTGCTCATTAGGAGCAAGACTTTCCATTAGACTCCTTATCCAATTATCAGGGCAATTGTTTCCCTCGTTGCAGGGGGGGTCTGTTCTAAGCCCTCTATTGTCATTGTTAAAGGGCAATTAGAGAGTCAGTAATGTAATCAAGACAAGACGAAAGGGGCCATAATGG from the Limanda limanda chromosome 11, fLimLim1.1, whole genome shotgun sequence genome contains:
- the efna1b gene encoding ephrin-A1b produces the protein MDLACVVCLVLCVGSWFASAERHSVYWNSSNPNFLWDEYTVEVRINDYLDIVCPHYAHGEVSSHAAERYVLYMVEKEDYDVCKPHSFDQLRWECSRPFAPHAPEKFSEKFQRFTPFTLGKEFRQGESYYYISKPMHHHGQDCMKLQVDVAGNKGTGKSHIDKSKAEEVVKSLDGGKMKFPATGGVHNPSNRLPADDPAAMEPNVQRSVGNSGVQLVSFSLLLTMIPVLLVQMLH